In Miniphocaeibacter halophilus, the following proteins share a genomic window:
- the coaBC gene encoding bifunctional phosphopantothenoylcysteine decarboxylase/phosphopantothenate--cysteine ligase CoaBC, whose product MMGKKRILICVTAGIAIYKVVDVVSRLVKKGYELEIIMTEAATKLISPLVFETMGNCLVHTDMFHNGHHYEVEHIEIAKRADLCLIAPATANTIAKLANGVADNLLTSTLLAYTKDTFVAIAMNTNMLNNIATVNNVNILKKRGFKFINSNVGYLACNTYGDGRLAEPIEIVEEIDRYFIKKDLIGKKVIVTAGPTIERIDPVRYITNDSSGKMGYAIAESAYNRGAEVVLVSGPSKLNISEGIKKIDITTNNELKKSIENEFNNADVLIMAAAPCDFRVKEQSKEKIKRKEENLLLELIPNEDILSYFGKIKGKRLVIGFAAESNNLIENSKRKLENKNVDYIIANNITEKDAGFNVDTNKVKIISKDEIIDLPLMLKSEVANKILDLI is encoded by the coding sequence ATAATGGGTAAAAAAAGAATTTTAATTTGTGTAACGGCAGGAATAGCAATTTATAAAGTTGTAGATGTTGTATCTAGATTAGTTAAAAAAGGTTATGAATTGGAAATAATTATGACAGAAGCTGCTACTAAATTAATTTCTCCTTTAGTATTTGAAACTATGGGTAATTGTTTAGTCCATACTGATATGTTTCATAATGGACACCATTATGAGGTTGAGCATATTGAAATTGCTAAAAGAGCTGATTTATGTTTAATAGCTCCTGCAACGGCAAATACTATTGCTAAATTAGCCAATGGCGTAGCAGATAATTTACTTACATCAACCTTGCTGGCATATACAAAAGATACTTTTGTGGCAATAGCCATGAATACCAATATGCTAAACAATATTGCCACAGTTAATAATGTTAATATACTGAAAAAAAGAGGATTTAAATTTATTAATTCAAACGTTGGCTATTTAGCATGTAATACCTATGGTGACGGAAGATTAGCTGAACCTATAGAAATTGTTGAAGAGATAGATAGGTATTTTATAAAAAAAGATTTAATAGGTAAAAAGGTTATAGTAACAGCTGGTCCTACAATAGAAAGAATTGACCCTGTAAGATATATTACCAATGACTCAAGCGGTAAAATGGGCTATGCTATTGCAGAATCAGCTTATAATAGAGGAGCAGAAGTAGTATTAGTTTCCGGACCTAGTAAATTAAATATTTCCGAAGGAATAAAGAAAATAGATATAACTACAAATAATGAGTTAAAAAAGTCAATTGAAAATGAATTTAATAATGCAGATGTTTTAATTATGGCTGCTGCACCTTGTGATTTTAGGGTAAAAGAACAAAGTAAGGAAAAAATCAAAAGGAAGGAAGAAAATCTTCTTTTAGAACTAATTCCAAATGAGGATATACTGTCCTATTTTGGTAAAATTAAAGGTAAAAGACTAGTTATTGGCTTTGCGGCAGAATCTAACAACTTAATTGAAAATAGTAAAAGAAAATTAGAAAACAAAAATGTAGATTACATTATAGCAAATAACATAACCGAAAAAGATGCCGGTTTTAATGTAGATACAAATAAAGTGAAAATTATTTCTAAAGATGAAATAATAGATTTACCATTAATGTTAAAAAGTGAAGTAGCTAATAAAATATTGGATTTAATATAA
- the rpoZ gene encoding DNA-directed RNA polymerase subunit omega, giving the protein MINPSFKELEKISNSRYAICVMASKRARKIIDGAEVLIKTKDKNPVTIAIEEIMEGKVTEVKGE; this is encoded by the coding sequence ATGATTAATCCATCATTTAAAGAATTAGAAAAAATTAGTAATAGTAGATATGCCATTTGTGTTATGGCTTCAAAGAGAGCTAGAAAAATAATAGATGGTGCTGAAGTATTAATAAAAACAAAAGATAAGAATCCTGTTACTATAGCCATAGAAGAAATTATGGAAGGTAAAGTTACAGAAGTAAAGGGAGAATAA
- the gmk gene encoding guanylate kinase, with the protein MRDGFLLVLSGPSGVGKGTVCEALLDKRKDIKYSISATTRKKRPQEKNGENYYFLSLDEFKDKIDDGEFIEYAKVHGNYYGTPKSYVVDKIAEGDIVILEIDVQGALQVKENYPGAVYIFLLPPDMKELRSRIEKRATEDEETINLRMNNAKNELSFIDKYDYAVINDEIEKTVKKIECIIEAEKLKVTNIQGVKL; encoded by the coding sequence ATGAGAGATGGATTCTTATTAGTATTATCAGGACCTTCAGGTGTTGGAAAAGGTACTGTTTGTGAAGCATTATTAGATAAAAGAAAAGATATTAAATATTCGATTTCAGCTACAACACGTAAAAAAAGGCCACAAGAAAAAAATGGTGAGAACTATTATTTTTTATCCTTAGATGAATTTAAAGACAAAATAGACGATGGAGAATTTATTGAATATGCTAAAGTTCATGGAAATTATTATGGTACTCCAAAAAGTTATGTAGTTGATAAAATTGCTGAAGGCGATATTGTTATATTGGAAATTGATGTTCAAGGTGCTTTACAGGTAAAAGAAAATTATCCGGGAGCTGTTTATATTTTCTTATTACCACCGGATATGAAGGAATTGAGAAGTAGAATTGAAAAAAGAGCAACTGAAGATGAAGAAACTATAAATCTTAGGATGAATAATGCTAAGAATGAATTATCATTTATAGATAAATATGATTATGCAGTTATTAATGATGAAATAGAAAAAACTGTGAAAAAAATAGAATGTATTATTGAAGCTGAAAAATTGAAAGTTACAAATATACAAGGGGTGAAATTATGA
- a CDS encoding YicC/YloC family endoribonuclease, giving the protein MVYSMTGFGRSDGENDDFTISIEIKTVNHKYLDIQIKSPYYFNYLEEDIKKTVKKYLNRGRIEIFIKSTRKIGNAAKIDVDYLLAKSINEALNNLKNELQINEEVGLNNILKYDGVINLQYEEPNEDSTKKLVIGLMEEALVELKNMRKVEGENLSKIIETQLLEISKLISEIEIESPKLTEKYREDLLEKLNDIFSETESLDMDRISLEIALYADKSDITEEIVRLRSHIDQFTNTMKENSSIGRKLDFIIQEMNREVNTISSKSNDKIITEKSIELKTLIEKIREQIQNIE; this is encoded by the coding sequence ATGGTTTATTCAATGACAGGCTTTGGAAGAAGCGATGGAGAAAATGATGATTTTACAATATCTATTGAAATAAAAACAGTTAATCATAAGTATTTAGATATTCAGATTAAATCACCATATTATTTTAATTATTTAGAAGAAGATATTAAAAAAACAGTAAAAAAATACCTTAATAGAGGTCGTATTGAAATATTCATAAAATCTACAAGAAAAATTGGAAATGCTGCAAAAATTGATGTAGATTATCTTTTAGCTAAAAGTATTAATGAAGCTTTAAATAATTTAAAAAATGAACTACAAATTAATGAAGAAGTAGGTTTAAATAATATTTTAAAGTACGATGGTGTAATTAATTTACAATATGAAGAACCTAATGAAGACAGTACAAAAAAACTTGTTATAGGTTTAATGGAAGAAGCTCTAGTAGAGTTAAAAAACATGAGAAAAGTAGAGGGTGAGAACTTAAGTAAAATTATTGAAACTCAATTATTAGAAATTAGCAAATTGATTTCTGAAATAGAAATAGAATCACCTAAACTCACTGAAAAATATAGGGAAGATCTTTTAGAAAAATTAAATGATATTTTTTCTGAAACAGAATCTTTAGACATGGATAGAATTAGTTTAGAAATAGCCCTATATGCGGATAAATCCGATATTACTGAAGAAATAGTAAGGCTTAGATCCCACATAGACCAATTTACAAACACTATGAAAGAAAATTCGTCTATAGGACGAAAACTGGATTTTATTATTCAGGAAATGAATAGAGAAGTAAATACTATAAGTTCAAAATCTAATGATAAAATTATTACTGAAAAATCAATAGAGCTTAAGACTTTAATAGAAAAAATTAGAGAACAAATACAAAATATTGAATAA
- a CDS encoding Rqc2 family fibronectin-binding protein — translation MSFDGIVTKSIVEQLQKLLINGKINKINQPEKNSLVFNIYNNKNNYKLLIDASSNSPRINITKNNFENPVQAPNFCMLLRKHIQGGSITNIEQVGLDRVIKIDVKSLDELGDFITKTLIIELMGKYSNIILTYKKDQKIIDSIKRITLDLSRIRQVLPGMEYSSIPDNKTDIMKEKIYPSEIISKLEKPVKLSRLFYMNYTGFSPQLGKEISYRANLDSDIKTSDLSEDNLKLIDLSFKDISNSIINKEYKFNIYKDSNNNYLDFHIIKLNHLGENYSSFENVSELIDDFYSQTTISDKVGQKISNLQKKVKTILNRNLSKLEKLKQEEVISSDREKYKVWADLISANSHLIKRGQTILEAENFYDPDLSLVEIKLDETKSPWENAQFYYKKYSKLKTSNKLLKTQIPKLESEIAYIYQVLESLKYINSNNEIDEIRDELESNGYLKKRKKPKIKSKPSLPLHYKNKNNNDIYIGKNNYQNDYLTLKFANKNDYFLHAKDVPGSHVILRGNNIVEEDIYDASMLAAYYSSQSQEDHVLVDYTLKKNVRKAKHAKPGMVYYDNYETKMVNLKEFNIDNYKKIEK, via the coding sequence TTGAGTTTTGATGGTATAGTTACAAAATCTATAGTAGAACAATTACAAAAATTATTAATTAATGGGAAGATAAACAAAATCAATCAACCTGAAAAAAATTCTTTAGTATTTAACATTTACAACAATAAAAATAATTATAAATTATTGATAGATGCTTCTAGTAATAGTCCTAGAATAAATATAACAAAGAATAATTTCGAAAATCCGGTCCAAGCTCCTAATTTTTGTATGCTACTTAGAAAGCATATTCAAGGTGGAAGTATTACTAATATTGAACAAGTTGGACTTGATAGGGTTATTAAAATAGATGTAAAATCATTAGATGAGTTAGGTGATTTTATAACAAAAACCCTTATTATCGAGCTAATGGGAAAATATTCTAATATAATTTTAACATATAAAAAGGATCAAAAAATTATTGATAGTATAAAAAGAATTACATTGGATTTAAGTAGAATTAGACAGGTTTTACCAGGAATGGAATATTCAAGTATTCCCGATAATAAAACTGATATAATGAAAGAAAAAATTTATCCAAGTGAAATAATTTCAAAATTAGAAAAACCCGTTAAATTATCACGACTTTTTTATATGAACTATACTGGATTTAGTCCTCAGTTAGGAAAAGAAATTTCCTACAGGGCAAATTTAGATAGTGACATAAAAACTTCTGACTTAAGTGAAGACAATTTGAAATTAATTGACTTAAGCTTTAAAGACATAAGTAATTCCATTATAAATAAAGAATATAAATTTAATATATATAAAGATTCCAATAATAATTATTTAGATTTTCATATTATAAAATTAAATCATTTAGGTGAAAATTATTCTAGTTTTGAAAATGTTTCAGAATTAATAGATGATTTTTACAGCCAAACAACTATTTCTGATAAAGTTGGACAAAAAATTTCTAATTTACAAAAGAAAGTAAAAACTATTTTAAATAGAAATTTAAGTAAATTGGAAAAACTTAAACAGGAAGAAGTTATTAGTTCCGATAGGGAAAAATATAAAGTATGGGCTGATTTAATATCTGCAAATAGTCATCTTATAAAAAGGGGACAAACTATATTAGAAGCGGAAAATTTTTATGACCCTGATTTAAGTCTTGTTGAAATAAAATTAGATGAAACTAAGAGTCCTTGGGAAAATGCTCAATTCTATTATAAAAAATACAGTAAATTGAAAACATCAAATAAATTATTGAAAACTCAAATTCCGAAATTAGAATCTGAAATAGCATATATTTATCAAGTTTTAGAAAGTCTTAAATATATTAATTCAAATAATGAAATTGATGAAATAAGGGATGAACTTGAAAGTAATGGTTATTTGAAAAAAAGGAAAAAACCTAAGATTAAATCTAAACCATCCCTTCCTTTACACTATAAAAACAAAAATAACAACGACATTTATATTGGAAAAAATAATTATCAAAATGACTATCTTACATTAAAATTTGCTAACAAAAACGACTACTTCTTACATGCAAAAGATGTTCCAGGTTCTCATGTAATTTTAAGAGGTAATAATATTGTAGAAGAAGACATTTATGATGCTTCGATGTTAGCAGCCTATTATAGCAGCCAATCTCAAGAAGACCATGTTCTTGTAGACTATACTTTAAAGAAAAATGTACGTAAGGCTAAACACGCCAAACCCGGTATGGTATATTATGATAATTATGAAACTAAAATGGTAAATTTAAAAGAATTCAATATTGACAATTATAAGAAAATAGAGAAATAA
- the smpB gene encoding SsrA-binding protein SmpB — translation MSKKIIANNKKARYEYFIEEVFEAGIVLKGTEVKSIRRGKVSIKESYCLLKDGELFIFGMHISPYEHGNRYNVDPLRTRKLLLHKKQINKLIGATKEKGFTIVPLKLYLKDGLVKLEIALAKGKKIYDKRDSIAKKDAERRIRRAVKERY, via the coding sequence ATGAGTAAAAAAATTATAGCTAACAATAAAAAAGCACGTTATGAATATTTTATTGAAGAGGTATTTGAAGCAGGAATTGTTTTAAAAGGTACTGAAGTAAAATCCATAAGACGAGGGAAAGTCTCTATTAAAGAAAGCTATTGCCTATTAAAAGATGGGGAGCTTTTTATATTTGGTATGCACATTAGTCCATACGAACATGGTAATAGGTATAATGTAGACCCTTTAAGAACAAGAAAATTACTTCTTCATAAAAAACAAATTAATAAGCTAATAGGTGCTACAAAAGAAAAGGGCTTTACAATTGTACCTTTAAAGTTATATTTAAAGGATGGTTTAGTAAAATTGGAAATAGCCTTAGCTAAAGGTAAAAAAATATACGATAAAAGAGATAGTATTGCTAAAAAAGATGCTGAGAGAAGAATTCGTAGAGCTGTAAAGGAAAGATACTAA
- the rnr gene encoding ribonuclease R, which translates to MNIKNNIVNYISSNNYKPMTKEELALEFNIGIKEYRDFFKILKDLEKEGLLYRTKREKYVLTSSEGLYKGTLQGNKAGFAYFIEENKSISDVFISKDSLNGGKHKDRVLIRILVDEKESRSAEGEVVKIIEESKTPIVGTYKDSKQFGFVIPDDSKYGFDIFIAKRDKNGAKNNDKVVIKLKDTVKNGKSPEGIITSVLGNKNEKGVDISSIALEFQLPYEFSNKLLEKADKVPQKVSKEEIKKRKDFRDLFTVTIDGEDAKDFDDAVSIDKKGDNYILYVHIADVAHYVAKGSALDREAYKRGNSVYLLDRVIPMLPKQLSNGICSLNPNVDRLTITCKMEINPKGKVVDYKFFESVVNSDYRLVYEKVSDILENKSDYYNDDYLNNKLRIMAELFEILKDKRKNRGSIDFNFVESKIILDENGKAVDVVKEERRVANRIIEEFMIVTNETVGAHFGYMEEPFIYRVHIEPSKEKVLQFKNIIKKFGYFLKGQDIYSKDFQKILEDVKGKPEEMLVSTLLLRSLSKAEYSLEPDIHFGLSSMFYSHFTSPIRRYPDLFIHRILKNFIHNKPNTKNIKAYLEMIDEVAHHCSITERRAEEAEYEVNDMKMAEYMEQHIGEEFEGIISSLTNFGIFVQLNNGIEGLVQYAQMKDDYYTFNQESYIVVGETRNKMYNLGQQVTVKVIDASSSRRQIDFEFIN; encoded by the coding sequence ATGAATATTAAAAATAATATAGTAAATTATATTTCATCTAATAATTATAAGCCAATGACAAAAGAAGAATTAGCATTGGAATTTAATATAGGTATAAAAGAATATAGGGATTTCTTTAAAATATTAAAAGATTTAGAAAAAGAAGGTTTGTTATATAGAACTAAAAGAGAAAAATATGTTTTGACTTCTTCAGAAGGTTTATATAAGGGTACATTACAGGGAAACAAAGCCGGATTTGCATATTTTATTGAAGAAAATAAATCTATTTCTGATGTTTTTATTTCAAAAGATAGTTTAAATGGAGGAAAACATAAGGATAGAGTATTAATAAGGATTTTAGTAGACGAAAAAGAGTCCAGAAGTGCTGAAGGCGAAGTTGTAAAAATAATAGAGGAAAGTAAAACTCCAATAGTTGGGACCTATAAGGATTCAAAGCAATTTGGTTTTGTAATTCCAGACGACTCTAAATATGGATTTGATATTTTTATTGCAAAAAGGGATAAAAATGGAGCTAAAAACAATGATAAGGTAGTTATAAAGTTAAAAGATACAGTTAAAAATGGCAAGAGTCCGGAAGGAATTATAACTTCAGTACTAGGTAATAAAAATGAAAAAGGTGTTGATATTTCAAGTATTGCATTGGAATTTCAACTACCTTATGAGTTTTCAAATAAACTTTTAGAAAAGGCCGATAAAGTTCCACAAAAAGTATCAAAAGAAGAAATTAAGAAGAGAAAGGACTTTAGAGATTTATTTACCGTAACAATTGACGGCGAGGACGCCAAGGATTTCGATGATGCTGTTTCCATAGATAAAAAGGGAGATAACTATATATTATATGTTCATATAGCTGATGTAGCTCATTATGTAGCTAAAGGAAGCGCTTTAGATAGAGAAGCTTATAAAAGAGGTAATTCTGTTTATTTATTAGATAGGGTTATTCCAATGCTTCCTAAACAATTATCCAATGGCATATGTAGTTTAAATCCTAATGTAGACAGACTTACTATAACATGTAAAATGGAAATAAATCCTAAAGGTAAGGTTGTAGATTATAAATTTTTTGAGTCTGTTGTTAACTCGGATTACAGACTGGTTTATGAAAAAGTGTCGGATATTCTTGAAAATAAGTCAGATTATTATAATGATGATTATTTAAATAATAAATTAAGGATAATGGCTGAACTTTTTGAAATATTAAAAGATAAAAGAAAAAATCGTGGTAGTATTGATTTTAATTTTGTTGAGTCAAAAATAATATTAGATGAAAATGGAAAAGCTGTAGATGTGGTCAAAGAGGAAAGAAGAGTTGCCAATAGAATCATTGAGGAGTTTATGATTGTAACTAATGAAACAGTTGGTGCACATTTTGGCTATATGGAAGAACCATTTATTTATAGAGTCCATATTGAGCCAAGTAAGGAGAAAGTTCTACAGTTTAAAAATATAATTAAAAAATTTGGTTATTTTTTAAAGGGACAAGATATTTATTCTAAGGATTTTCAAAAAATATTGGAAGACGTAAAAGGAAAGCCTGAGGAAATGTTAGTTTCAACATTACTACTTCGCTCCCTTTCAAAAGCAGAATATAGTTTAGAACCGGATATACATTTTGGTTTATCCAGTATGTTTTATTCTCATTTTACATCTCCAATAAGAAGATACCCGGATTTATTTATTCACAGAATTCTAAAAAACTTTATTCATAATAAACCTAATACTAAAAACATTAAGGCATATTTAGAGATGATAGATGAAGTAGCACACCATTGTTCAATAACTGAAAGAAGAGCTGAAGAAGCAGAATACGAAGTAAATGATATGAAAATGGCAGAATATATGGAACAGCATATTGGTGAAGAATTTGAAGGTATTATTTCATCCCTAACTAATTTTGGTATTTTTGTTCAGCTTAATAATGGAATAGAAGGATTAGTACAATATGCCCAAATGAAAGATGATTATTACACTTTTAATCAAGAATCATATATAGTAGTAGGTGAAACTAGGAACAAAATGTACAATCTTGGTCAACAAGTTACAGTAAAAGTGATAGATGCTAGTAGTTCTAGAAGACAAATAGATTTTGAATTTATTAATTAA